In Puniceicoccus vermicola, a single genomic region encodes these proteins:
- a CDS encoding ISL3 family transposase: LPWHTVKRIDKARLVRELPEVDYGSLRTLVMDEFALHKGHRYASVVADADTRQVLWIGEGRSRESIRPFFESLGEHCDQIEAVAMDQNSAFDLEVKMHCPNAEVVYDLFHVVAKYGREVIDRVRVDQANELRQNKSARRAVKRSRWLLLKNKDNLNEEELVRLEELMNANQSLAQVYVLKEQLKELWRSSSIWGAFKRWRTWWRMCRESKIKPLLAFADKLRPYLRGIIASAKYPLNTSVLEGMNNKIKVIKRTAYGFRDTEYFFLKIKHAFPGK; encoded by the coding sequence TTGCCTTGGCACACCGTCAAACGCATTGACAAAGCTAGGTTGGTTCGGGAGTTGCCTGAAGTCGATTACGGTTCGCTCAGAACTCTGGTCATGGATGAGTTCGCATTGCACAAGGGGCACCGCTACGCCTCCGTCGTAGCCGATGCGGACACTCGGCAAGTGCTTTGGATCGGTGAAGGGCGCAGTCGCGAATCCATACGCCCCTTCTTTGAATCACTGGGCGAACACTGCGATCAAATCGAAGCGGTCGCGATGGATCAGAACAGCGCCTTTGACCTGGAGGTGAAGATGCACTGCCCGAATGCGGAAGTCGTCTACGACCTTTTTCATGTCGTTGCCAAATACGGCCGTGAAGTCATCGACCGAGTCCGCGTGGATCAGGCCAATGAACTAAGGCAGAACAAGTCGGCTCGCAGAGCGGTCAAACGTAGCCGATGGTTACTTCTAAAGAACAAGGACAACCTCAATGAAGAAGAACTTGTCAGGCTCGAAGAGCTGATGAATGCCAACCAATCCTTGGCTCAAGTCTACGTCCTGAAAGAACAGCTCAAAGAACTATGGCGAAGCTCAAGCATCTGGGGCGCCTTCAAACGCTGGCGCACATGGTGGAGGATGTGCCGTGAGTCCAAAATCAAACCCCTGCTCGCCTTCGCTGATAAACTCAGACCCTACCTCCGTGGAATCATAGCCTCAGCCAAATACCCACTCAACACCAGCGTGCTCGAGGGCATGAACAACAAGATCAAGGTCATCAAAAGAACCGCTTATGGCTTCAGGGATACGGAATACTTCTTCCTCAAGATTAAGCATGCTTTCCCCGGGAAATGA